Within the Salvelinus sp. IW2-2015 unplaced genomic scaffold, ASM291031v2 Un_scaffold2797, whole genome shotgun sequence genome, the region attttcgacagatatatgaaataacatcataaatgggtcctacttttgatgatcttccatcagaatgttgtacaaggggtcctttgtcgggaacaatcgttgtttggttttagaatggcctttttccctcgcgaattagcaagcaaaactagccaagtgccgctaagctctccttcgtgaacaaacgcagggAACGGAACACgcaaaaactcccgaaaaaaattcaataatctgattaaactatattgaaaaaacatactttacgatgatattgtcacatttatcaaataaaatcaaagccggagatattacacGTCTATAGGGAAAGCTTTACAGAAGCCAAAGCTGATGTCCATCCCGCGTCATCCTGAACAGAGGAAATTGGGTTCCATTCCAAGAGGCCTCTTTTCACCATAGAAAGAGCTAGAGactccatttcacctctcacagcctattgacatctagtgYaaggcgtatgaagtgcatgtatagtcataaatctcaagcaaaatgatagggagggcctggaacagagcctcgatttgagatttttcactttctgacaggaagtttgctgcaaaattagttatgttttactcacagatataattcaaacggttttagaaacttgagagtgttttctatccaatagtaataataatatgcatattgtacgagcaagaatagagtacgaggccgtttaaattgagcacgatttttccccaaagtgaaaatagcgccctctatcctcaacaggttttaagcatcagctatctcagcagcttaccgattgctgcagctgttacacagcccatctgtaaatagctcatccaactgcctacctcatccccatgtttttatttacttttgttgctcttttgcacaccagtatttctacttgcacatctatcactccagtgttaatttgctaaattgtaattactttgctactacggcgtatttttttttctttttttcgtaatgcttttctttatcttggccaggtcgcagttgtaaatgagaacttgttctcaactgacctacctggttaaataaaggtgaaatacacaAAGTcttaactttattgacaacacccaaatggatactgtcattaacgtgattcttcaataattacacataattcttaatactgtagcaaacattatattaaacaggacattcaaacgagccttacaattataatccaaagtagtgtgaaagtactcataagcaacctggaaatggaggttactcccctgagttttcccccattcacattcagaatacattgtgaaaaactaaaatctttgctcaccatttttgctccagGCAGATATAGTACATCCATAACTattggtttcctcattagcagtgAGGAGTTTCTGCAATCAAATTGCCCTCGTGCCGCAATTctagcaaacacagaaaggggcctatattggagaccaaaagtcgtctggcacactgcttagagtttcaacaacatgaataacttatttctagTCAACAATCTTAGATGTttctactaatgtgaaaacaagacaaaatatgacttcttgctcattttaagacaattgtcaaataattttaacattcattacagacgtcaattgttgtacaacatcatggctacgctgttggcatcaccttttacagtggattaccgctgttgtgggcctttaaccatctgtctgactttgttgttcacacaggagagagatgggactatcgtggatcctctgggaagcctcaacaacatcatgatgcggaagaggcagagaagagtccctccagatcagaacacctcaagaaacgcctgcagagacccacagggaagataactcactgctgctctgactgtgggaagagattcacctcaTCAGGCATTATaattcatcagagaacacacacaggagagaaaccttacagctgtgttcaatgtgggaagagttttgctgcATCTAGCACTCTGactctacaccagagaacacacacaggagagaaaccttacagctgtgtgcaatgtgggaagagttttggtcaatCTGGCCATCTGACTCAACAcaggagaatacacacaggagagaaatcttatagctgtgatcaatgtgggaagagttttggtcaatctggagagctgacagtgcaccagagaacacacacaggagagaaaccttatagctgtgttttatgtgggaagagttttggtcgaTCTTGCCATCTGACTCAACACAAgaggatacacacaggagagaaaccttatagctgtgacgAATGTGGGAAGACTTTTAGTCACTCTGGAGagctgacagtgcaccagagagcacacacaggagagaaaccttacatCTGtgttcaatgtgggaagagttttggtagATCTTTCCATCTGACTAGACACCAGAgattacacacaggagagaaatcttacagCTGtgttcaatgtgggaagagttttggacAATCTGTCCATCTGACtcaacaccagagaatacacacaggagagaaaccctatagctgtggtcaatgtgggaaaagATGTACTACATCTGGCTCTTTGACTCTacaccagcgaacacacacaggagagaaatcttatagctgtgatcagtgtgacaagagatactctgataaaagatatctgatcaaacatcagaaaatacatacatgaagaagttgtttcatgatatcaatgaaatgatgtcacaatgtagaatgttttaacattgtagtaggagtattttaatgatgtcacaatgtagaaccctaaatgtttgtcccctgttctattgatttcagcatgatatggatattagcctcggggggaaatccaggctctgaattgaaagagtactatttatgtgatttaacaaaaagtgaTTAACAAAAAAAGAGCTGTGTTACACTTACCAtgttggtgacccacttgaatcaaaatgcaacacttcaaaatgtagcgagctgttttctacaaattgtcctctaaccagggatGTACACATTACTCCCAGATTCCGTTGGGTTTTTGAGCTGTTATTTTTAACAGGccgtgcaacctcatctccctcctctcggcacaattgatttcaacatgatatcgatgagtgatgacaaataagtgttggGTTCCTTTGTTTAGCGATCCCTAAATTTAAATGCATCACTctaaaatgtagctgactgtcttctgcaggttgtcctctaaccagtg harbors:
- the LOC139025510 gene encoding zinc finger protein ZFP2-like isoform X2, translating into MSSLNYSPPVKEEEVCWTEKEGLWQNIVVKEEKEEEDVTVKQEVEGESVTVKEEEKDVSVKEEEDAFRVKEEAGDEDAVFGVKKEGEITVTLKDEEEEIGDLINTRERWDYRGSSGKPQQHHDAEEAEKSPSRSEHLKKRLQRPTGKITHCCSDCGKRFTSSGIIIHQRTHTGEKPYSCVQCGKSFAASSTLTLHQRTHTGEKPYSCVQCGKSFGQSGHLTQHRRIHTGEKSYSCDQCGKSFGQSGELTVHQRTHTGEKPYSCVLCGKSFGRSCHLTQHKRIHTGEKPYSCDECGKTFSHSGELTVHQRAHTGEKPYICVQCGKSFGRSFHLTRHQRLHTGEKSYSCVQCGKSFGQSVHLTQHQRIHTGEKPYSCGQCGKRCTTSGSLTLHQRTHTGEKSYSCDQCDKRYSDKRYLIKHQKIHT
- the LOC139025510 gene encoding zinc finger protein ZFP2-like isoform X4, which codes for MSSLNYSPPVKEEEVCWTEKEGLWQNIVVKEEKEEEDVTVKQEVEGESVTVKEEEKDEDAVFGVKKEGEITVTLKDEEEEIGDLINTRERWDYRGSSGKPQQHHDAEEAEKSPSRSEHLKKRLQRPTGKITHCCSDCGKRFTSSGIIIHQRTHTGEKPYSCVQCGKSFAASSTLTLHQRTHTGEKPYSCVQCGKSFGQSGHLTQHRRIHTGEKSYSCDQCGKSFGQSGELTVHQRTHTGEKPYSCVLCGKSFGRSCHLTQHKRIHTGEKPYSCDECGKTFSHSGELTVHQRAHTGEKPYICVQCGKSFGRSFHLTRHQRLHTGEKSYSCVQCGKSFGQSVHLTQHQRIHTGEKPYSCGQCGKRCTTSGSLTLHQRTHTGEKSYSCDQCDKRYSDKRYLIKHQKIHT
- the LOC139025510 gene encoding zinc finger protein ZFP2-like isoform X3; its protein translation is MSSLNYSPPVKEEEVCWTEKEGLWQNIVVKEEKEEEDVTVKQEVEGESVTVKEEEKDVSVKEEEDAFREEGKEEDAVFGVKKEGEITVTLKDEEEEIGDLINTRERWDYRGSSGKPQQHHDAEEAEKSPSRSEHLKKRLQRPTGKITHCCSDCGKRFTSSGIIIHQRTHTGEKPYSCVQCGKSFAASSTLTLHQRTHTGEKPYSCVQCGKSFGQSGHLTQHRRIHTGEKSYSCDQCGKSFGQSGELTVHQRTHTGEKPYSCVLCGKSFGRSCHLTQHKRIHTGEKPYSCDECGKTFSHSGELTVHQRAHTGEKPYICVQCGKSFGRSFHLTRHQRLHTGEKSYSCVQCGKSFGQSVHLTQHQRIHTGEKPYSCGQCGKRCTTSGSLTLHQRTHTGEKSYSCDQCDKRYSDKRYLIKHQKIHT
- the LOC139025510 gene encoding zinc finger protein ZFP2-like isoform X1, translated to MSSLNYSPPVKEEEVCWTEKEGLWQNIVVKEEKEEEDVTVKQEVEGESVTVKEEEKDVSVKEEEDAFRVKEEAGDVTVKEEEEGKEEDAVFGVKKEGEITVTLKDEEEEIGDLINTRERWDYRGSSGKPQQHHDAEEAEKSPSRSEHLKKRLQRPTGKITHCCSDCGKRFTSSGIIIHQRTHTGEKPYSCVQCGKSFAASSTLTLHQRTHTGEKPYSCVQCGKSFGQSGHLTQHRRIHTGEKSYSCDQCGKSFGQSGELTVHQRTHTGEKPYSCVLCGKSFGRSCHLTQHKRIHTGEKPYSCDECGKTFSHSGELTVHQRAHTGEKPYICVQCGKSFGRSFHLTRHQRLHTGEKSYSCVQCGKSFGQSVHLTQHQRIHTGEKPYSCGQCGKRCTTSGSLTLHQRTHTGEKSYSCDQCDKRYSDKRYLIKHQKIHT